The genomic window GGAGCTCACCGCGCTGCTCGCCGAGCGCGACCTCCCCGAGCTGACCGCCCGCTTCGGCGGCACGCTGGAGTTCGGCACCGCGGGCCTGCGCGGAGCCCTGGGCGCGGGCCCGATGCGGATGAACCGCGCCGTGGTGATCCGCGCGGCCGCCGGCCTCGCGGCCTACCTGCGCAAGAACGCCGGCGCAGCCACCGTCATCGGTTACGACGCGCGCCACAAGTCGTACGACTTCGCCCGCGACACCGCCGCGGTGATGACCGCGGCCGGCCTGCGCGCGTACCTGCTGCCGCGGCCGCTCCCCACGCCCGTACTGGCCTACGCCATCCGCCATCTCGGCGCCGACGCGGGCGTGATGGTGACCGCCAGCCACAACCCCCCGCAGGACAACGGCTACAAGGTCTACCTGGGCGACGGCTCGCAGATCGTGCCGCCCGCCGACGCGGAGATCGCCGCCGAGATCGCGGCGATCGGCCCGCTCGCGTCCGTAACGCTGGCCGCGGACGGCTGGGAGGTGCTCGGCGAGGACGTCGTCACGGCGTATCTGCACCGGGCAGTGGGCGTCCTCGCGCCGGGCGGCCCGCGCGAACTGTCCACCGTCTACACCCCGATGCACGGCGTCGGCCTCGGCACCCTCAACGCGGCCTTCGCGCTGGCAGGCTTCGCCGAGCCGCTGGCCGTCGCCGAACAGGCCGCGCCCGACCCGGACTTCCCCACCGTCGCCTTCCCCAACCCGGAGGAACCCGGCGCGATGGACCTGGCGTTCAAGACGGCCAGGGACGCGAACCCCGACCTGGTCATCGCCAACGACCCGGACGCGGACCGCTGCGCGGTCGCCGTACCCGACCCCGCCGCCGACGCGGGCTGGCGGATGCTGCGCGGCGACGAACTGGGCGCGCTGCTCGCCGCGCACCTCGTACGGCGCGGCGCCGCCGTACCCGGCCAGGACGTCTTCGCGGCGAGCATCGTCTCGTCCTCGCTGCTGTCGAAGATCGCGGCCGCCGCCGGGCTCGGCTATGAGGACACCCTCACCGGCTTCAAGTGGATCGCCCGCGTACCGGGGCTGCGCTACGGCTACGAGGAGGCGCTCGGCTACTGCGTCGACCCCGCCGGGGTCAGGGACAAGGACGGCATCAGCGCCGCACTGCTCATCGCCGAACTCGCCGCGGAGCTGCGGCAGGAGGGCCGCACGCTCGCCGACGTCCTGGACGAACTCGCCGTCGCGCACGGCCTGCACGCCACGGACCAGCTCTCGGCCCGGGTCGCCGACGTGTCGCTGATCGCGGACGTGATGGCGCGACTGCGCTCCCACCCTCCGGAGCGGCTGGCCGGCCTCGACGTCGTCTCGGCCGAGGACCTCCTCGACGGCGCCGGCGGTCTGCCGCCCACCGACGGCCTCCGCTACCGCCTGGCCGGCGACGCCGTCTCCGCCGCCCGGATCGTGGTCCGCCCGAGCGGCACCGAGCCCAAGCTGAAGTGCTACCTGGAGGTCGTCGTCCCCGTCCCCCCGGCCGCCCCCGCCACCGCCCGCACCACAGCCACAACACTCCTGACCGCCCTGAAATCCGCCCTCGCCTCAACGGCGGGCCTCTAGGTTCTGTTTCTCGGATCGCCTGACGTGTGCTGGTTTGCTGGTCCAGGCTGTGTGGTGTGGGTGGTCGAGGAGCTTTGACGAACGCGGAGTGGGAGCGGCTTGAGCCGCTCCTCCCTGGTGGTGGGACGCGTGGCGGTCGGTGGAGTGATCATCGCAGGGTGATCGACGGTGTGCTGTTCCGGGTTCGTACCGGGGTGCAGTGGCGTGATCTGCCGGAGCGTTTCGGGCCGTGGATGACGGTCTACAAGCGGCATCGGCGCTGGTCGGCGGATGGTACGTGGGAGCGTCTGCTGACGCGGGTGCAGGCGGAGCAGGACGCCGAAGGCCGGATCGACTGGGATGTGTCGGTGGACTCCACCACTGCACGGGCCCATCAGCATGCGGCCGGTGCGCCGAAGGCCGCGCCGCCGGTGTTTCCTGCGCCAAAGGGGGCCCGCGGCCGGACGAAAAGGGGCGATCCGGTATGGCGGAGCCTGTCCGTCCGCCTGGCGGAGGTGATCAGGCAGGCGAGTGCTTAGGGCGCTCGCGAGGTGGGTTCAGCACCAAGATCCACCTGTCCGCCGAGGGACGGTGCCGCGCGCTTTCCCTGCTGCTGACTCCCGGTCAATACGGCGACAGCCCGCAGTTCGAGGCGGTGCTGGAGAAGATTCGTGTCCCCCGCCTCGGGGCGGGCCGGCCTCGGACCAGGCCCGGCAGTGTGAGCGCGGACAAGGCCTACAGTTCCCGTGGCAACCGGGCCTACCTGCGTAGACGCAAGATCCGGCACACCATTCCCGAACCCCGCGACCAGCGGGCCCATCGCCACAGACGTGGCTCGGCCGGCGGGCGGCCGACCGGCTTCGACAAGGAGCGGTACAGAAAGCGCAACGTCGTCGAGCGGGCGATCAACCGCCTCAAAAACCACCGGGCCGTGGCCACCCGCTACGACAAACGCGCCTACGTCTACCTCGGCACTGTCACCGTCGCCGCACTGATCATCTGGCTCCGCACTTGATCCGAGAAACAGGCCCTAGGCGCCGCCACCCGCGGTGGCGTTGCTCACCCGCGGCGTCTGGTGCAACCGCTTGACGACCTCTACATCGCCGAAACCTGGCCCGACCCCTTCGCCGCGCCCGACGACGGATGGTGGGCAGGACGCTGTTGGGGATAGTCCTACGTCGATCACTGACCCAGCATCGTTGCCTGCCTGGCGGAGACGGTCGGGTGGCCCGGAGGATCTCACCCCCGGGCTCCCACAGAACGGAGCGTGACAGTCTCCCGTCACTCCGCTCTTCTCATCGAGTCCACACGAACTCACGGTCCCACGCCCAGTGCTTGAAGAGGCCCGGCGCTCGTTGCACGAGTCCGGTCCACCATGCACGAAAACGCTTATAGCCCCGCAGCCGTTTGTACTTCTTCCGCGCCCATCGCATCAGGTAGGTGTTGATGCGTCGTAGGAAGGGATACAACTGCGACCGGTAGAATCGGCCGTAGTACGTCATCCAGCCTGACACGATCGGATTGATCCAATCGGCAAGCTCGATGAGTTCGAGTCTGGTGCGTCGGTGAAGTCGCCATTCGCGGACCTGCTGGCCCATGGCTTTGAGGGCCTCCGGACTGACCGCGGGCAGGAACGACGTAAATGCTTTGCCGTCCGGATACCGCGCCTTCCGAGGGGCGAACGTATACCCAAGGAATTTGAACGACGTGTG from Streptomyces sp. NBC_01198 includes these protein-coding regions:
- a CDS encoding phospho-sugar mutase, coding for MEDLFARAQAWADEDPDPQTRAELTALLAERDLPELTARFGGTLEFGTAGLRGALGAGPMRMNRAVVIRAAAGLAAYLRKNAGAATVIGYDARHKSYDFARDTAAVMTAAGLRAYLLPRPLPTPVLAYAIRHLGADAGVMVTASHNPPQDNGYKVYLGDGSQIVPPADAEIAAEIAAIGPLASVTLAADGWEVLGEDVVTAYLHRAVGVLAPGGPRELSTVYTPMHGVGLGTLNAAFALAGFAEPLAVAEQAAPDPDFPTVAFPNPEEPGAMDLAFKTARDANPDLVIANDPDADRCAVAVPDPAADAGWRMLRGDELGALLAAHLVRRGAAVPGQDVFAASIVSSSLLSKIAAAAGLGYEDTLTGFKWIARVPGLRYGYEEALGYCVDPAGVRDKDGISAALLIAELAAELRQEGRTLADVLDELAVAHGLHATDQLSARVADVSLIADVMARLRSHPPERLAGLDVVSAEDLLDGAGGLPPTDGLRYRLAGDAVSAARIVVRPSGTEPKLKCYLEVVVPVPPAAPATARTTATTLLTALKSALASTAGL
- a CDS encoding IS5 family transposase (programmed frameshift); the protein is MGGRGALTNAEWERLEPLLPGGGTRGGRWSDHRRVIDGVLFRVRTGVQWRDLPERFGPWMTVYKRHRRWSADGTWERLLTRVQAEQDAEGRIDWDVSVDSTTARAHQHAAGAPKAAPPVFPAPKGARGRTKRGDPMAEPVRPPGGGDQAGECLGRSRGGFSTKIHLSAEGRCRALSLLLTPGQYGDSPQFEAVLEKIRVPRLGAGRPRTRPGSVSADKAYSSRGNRAYLRRRKIRHTIPEPRDQRAHRHRRGSAGGRPTGFDKERYRKRNVVERAINRLKNHRAVATRYDKRAYVYLGTVTVAALIIWLRT